TCGCGATCGCGATGACCGCCGCGGAGGCGTGGGACGCGGCGCTGTGGATCGGCCTCGCCGCAGTGTTCGTCAGCGGCTGGTCGCAGATGGTCTCCGAGACCACCCGCGAGCGCTTCGAGAGCATCTTCGGACTGACCCTCGGCGGGCTCGCGCTGTGGATCGGCCTCAACAGCGGCGGCTACTTCTACTAATCGACGAGCTCGCGGACGACCGCGTCCGCGAGCAGCCGCCCGCGCAGGGTGAGCACTGCTCGTCCTGCGCCGTGCGCCGCTGCCTCCAGCAGGCCCTCCTCCACGAAGCGCCCCGCCGCAGCGAGCCCCGCCGGCCGAAGCGCGTCGTGGGACAGCCCGGCGCGCAGCCGCACCTCCAGCAGCACCCGCTCGACCCGGCGGTCCTCGTCGCCGAGCAGCTCGCGCCCCACTCCGGGCGCGGTGGCCGACGCGAGCCTGTCGGCGTAGGCCGTGGGGTGCTTGGCGTTCCACCACCGCACCCCGCCGACGTGGCTGTGCGCGCCCGGCCCGAGCCCCCACCAGTCGCCGCCCTGCCAGTAGCCGAGGTTGTGGCGACAGGGCTCGCCCCAGTTGCTGACCTCGTACCACCCGAGCCCACCGAGCGCCTTCTCCGCCATGAGGTAGCGGTCGGCGAGCACGTCGTCGTCGGGCATCGGCAGCTCGCCGCGGGCGACCTGCCGACCGAGCCGGGTGCCGTCCTCCACGATCAAGGAGTACGCCGAGACGTGCGTCGGCGCGGCCGCAAGCGCGACGCGCAGGCTGGTCGCCCAGTCCTCGTCCGACTCGCCGGGCGTGCCGTAGATGAGGTCGAGCGAGACCTGCTCGAAGCCGGCGGCGCGGGCCTCCGCGACAGCCGCAGCGGGGCGGCCCGGGGTGTGGGTGCGGTCGAGGACGGCGAGCACGTGCGGCACCGCGGACTGCATCCCGAACGACACCCGCGTGAACCCGCCGGCCCGCAGCTGCTCGAGCGCGGCGAGGTCGACGGAGTCAGGGTTGGCCTCCGTGGTGACCTCCGCGTCGTCGGCCAGGCCGAAGGCCTCGCGGACCGCGTCGAGCACCCGCACGAGGTCTCCGGCGGGCAGCAGCGTCGGGGTGCCGCCGCCGACGAAGACGGTGTCGATGGGTGGGGCGTCCGGGCCGAGCACCCGCCGCGCCAGGGCGATCTCGGCGAGCACGCTCTCGACGTACGTCGCCTGCTGGGTGCCGCCACCGAGCTCCGACGGCGTGTAGGTGTTGAAGTCGCAGTAGCCGCAGCGGGTTCGGCAGAACGGCACGTGCAGGTAGATCCCGAAGGGCGCGCGACCGAGCGACGTCACCGCCGACGCCGGCAGCTCGCCGGTCGCGGGGACCGGCAGTCCGACGGGGAGCGCGCTGGGCATGAGCAGAGTGTGGCTGGCGGACGTAGGGTCCGGTGAGGGGACCCCTGACCCGGAGGCCGTCATGCGTCGTACCGCTCTCGTCCTGATGACCGCGCTGGCCGTGGCCCTGCCGCTGGTCCCTGGCCCCGCTGCTGCCGCGAGCGCGCCGCAGACCGTGACGACCGGCAAGGCGATCCCGTGGGGGCTGGCCTTCCTGCCGGACGGGACGGCGGTCTTCACCGAGCGCAACACCCGCAGGATCTGGGAGGTCAAGCCCGGTCAGCCGGCCCGCCACATCTACACCGTGACGGAGGCGAAGTGGGAGGGCGAGGGCGGCCTGCTCGGCATCGCCGTCGCGGCGGACTACGCGCAGAACCCCTACCTCTACGTCTACTACACGACCGCGGTCGACAACCGGATCGCGCAGATCAAGCGCGGCTCGACAGCGCGGCCCAGACCGATCGTCACGGGCATCCCGCGCGCCACCATCCACAACGGCGGGCGCATCGTCTTCGGCCCGGACGGCTTCCTCTACGCGGGCACCGGCGATGCCGGCACGTCGTCGCGGGCGCAGGACATCAACAACCTGGGCGGCAAGATCCTGCGCGTCACCAAGACCGGTGCCGCGGCTCCCGGCAACGTCAGCGGGCGGGTCTTCTCGCTCGGCCACCGCAACGTGCAGGGACTGGTCTTCGACCGCTCCCGCCGGCTCTTCGCCTCCGAGCTCGGGCAGAACACGTTCGACGAGGTCAACCACATCCGGGGAGGCAGCAACTACGGCTGGCCGACGGTCGAGGGCCGCGCGGGTGACGAGCGCTTCGTCGACCCGGTCTGGCAGGCGGCGCCGTCGGAGGCCTCGCCCTCGGGCATCGGCATCAAGGGCGACAGCCTCTACGTCGCGGCGCTGCGCGGCGAGCGGGTCTGGCGGCTGCGGACGAACTACGGCGCCTCGGTGGTGAGCGCCACGTCGATGTTCACCGGCACCTACGGTCGGGTGCGAGCCGTCATGCAGAACCCGAAGGACGGGTCGATGTGGCTGATGACGAGCAACAACAACGACCGGGTGCTGCGCTTCACCAGCTTCCCCTAGCGTCTCGCGGCATGGAGCTGATCCTCGTCCGCCATGCCCTGCCCGTCCGCGTCGACGCGACCCACGACGGCTCCCCTGCCGACCCCGGGCTGTCGGCCCGCGGGATCGAGCAGGCGGAGCGGCTGGTCGGTGCGCTCGCCCACCACGACGTCGACGCCGTCTACACCTCCGCGGCCCGCCGCGCGGTCGAGACCGCCGCACCGCTCGCGGCCGCCCTCGGAATCGCTCCGCTCGTCGAGCCGGGGCTCGCGGAGTTCGACGCCGGCCACTCCTCCTACGTGCCCGTCGAGGAGCTGCGGGCCGCCGGCGACCCGCGTTGGGAAATGCTGCTGAAGGGCGACCTCTACGTCGCGGGCGTCGACCCTGACGACTTCCGGGCGACGGTCGTCGCGGCCGTCGAGCGCATCGCCGCCGCGCACCCTGGAGGCCGGGCTGTGCTGGTCATGCACGCCGGCTCCATCAACGCCTGGGGCGGCCACGTCCTCGGTCAGTCGCGCCCGCTGTGGTTCGGCCCGGCGTACTGCTCGGTGTCGCGCTTCGCCGCCGGCCGCGACGGCCGGCGCTCGGTGGTGTCTCTCAACGAGATCGGCCACGCGCACGACCTGCTACACCGGTGAACCCACGTTGCCCTGCGCGGCCGGGTTCTTCCGATCCGATCGGCTTCCAGTCTGGGCACGCCGTGTCGCGGACCGCGCCCCGCGACGCCTGCCCGCTCGGCGCGAGGTGGCGGACTGGAAGCAGTGCGGATCAGTCTGAGCCGGTCGGGGGCGCGACGTCGCGGCTGAGGATGGGCAGGACCGCGCGGTCCCGGAAGCCGAGCCGCTCGTAGAGGTGCCGCGGCCAGTCGTCGACGTCGGCCACGAGCAGCACCGTCGTCGCCCCCGCTGCCCGGGCCCGGGCGACACCGTCGAGGACGAGGGCGGTCGCGAGCCCACGGCCTCGGTGCGTCTCGTCGGTCATGACCTCCTCGACCTGCGCGATGCCGTCGTGGACGAAGATGTCCGCCCGGGCCACGACGCGCCCGTCCGCGACGACGCCGAGGAAGGTCGTCTGGGCAACGGCCGTCGCCGTGACCGCGCGCCCACCGAGCTGCTGCCAGACCTCGGGGTCCGCGTCCGGCAGCTCCGCGCGCCAGCCGTCGACCGCCGCGGCCACCCGCTGCCCGAGGTCGAGCTCCACGACGACCGCGTCACCACCGTCGCGGGCGGGTTGGGCCGCGAGGGTCATGAGCAGGGTGTCCTCGCGGGTGTAGCCGGCCGCCTCGAGCCCCGCCACGAGGGCCGCCGAGTCTGAGCGCAGCTCGACCCTGCGGTGGGCCAGTCCCGCCAGGTGCTCCTCGGCCAGGTCAGCGAGCAGCGCACCGTCGTCACCCGCGAGCACCGACAGCTTGTTGTGGTCGTGCGCCGCCCAGAACGTGTCGTGGCGCAGCGCCAGACCGCCCGCGATCTCGACCCGGCTCGACGCCCGCCTGGCGTCGAGATCGTGCAGCCAGCGGGCCTCGGCCGACACCTCCACCGGGCGAGCCTGCTCAGGCGAAGACGCGGCGGGTGCCGGGGACGCCGAAGGGGTCCTCGAGCACGGGTCCTGGGACGTAGGGCACCAGCACGGTGAGGGCGTCGCCCTCGCGCGGCTCCAGGTCGAGCCGGATCGCGTCACTGTCGCGGTCGGCCAGCCGGACGTCGCTGCACAGCACGGTCGCCCGCAGGCCCTCACCCTCGCGGAGCGCGGCCACGAGCAGGTCGAGGACCTCCTCGGCGGCCGGGTGGTCACCGGTCGGCGTGATCTCCGGCGCGACGAGCTCACCGCTCGCGTCGACGGCGATCGCGAAGGGGTAGAACTCGCCGTTGGTCGACAGCAGCCGCGCCGCGGCCTCGATGGCAGCGCCGAGCAGCAGGTCGAGGTCGTCCGGCGGCGTGTCAGCGGCGGGCAGGTCGGTGGGCGACGGCATGCCGCAGAGCCTGCCACGCTCGCCGGGACTGGGACGCCCGGGTCAGCCGGGAAAGACCTGACCTGGGTCGAGCGTGGGTCCGGGTCAGCCGACGAAGACCTGGCCGAGGTCCAGCTCGACCGCGAACGGCTCGGTGAGGCGGACCACGCCGGTCTCGCCCACGTGGTGGGTCTCGACGTAGGTGCCGTCCACGAGCCGGAGCACCGTCAGGGTGCGGTGCTCGGGGTGCAGCAGGAGGTAGGTCCCGACACCGGTGCGCTCGTAGATCTCGCGCTTCTCCCCGAGGTCGCGGCGCTGGGTGCCCGGGGACTGCACCTCGACCACGAGCAGCGGTGGGTGGACGGTCCCCGCCCGCTCGACCCGGTCGCGGCTCACGACCGTGATGTCGGCCATCGTGTGGTTGCGGGTGTTGCCGCGCAAGCCGTCGTAGAAGTACTTGTAGCCCGAGCCCAGCACGGCGATGCCGGGCGGGCTGGCCAGCCGGAGCAGCACCAGCAGGCCAGCAGCGAAGTCCTCGTGGTCGAAGATCGGCGGGGCGTTCACGACGAGCGACCCGTCGAGGATCTCGTAGCGCAGCGACAGCTCCTCGAGCAGCACGAGCAGCTCCGCCGGGAGCCCGGTGTCACGGGCGACCGTGGTCATGTCCAGCTCTTCCCATGCCTCAAGCACATCACGATCCTGCGACCGCAACGGCCGGCTGTCCACAGCCCCTGTGCGCGGGACGACGAGGGCTTTCCGGCGTACTCAGCTCTTGGGCTTCTCCTCGCCGGTGGAGAGCGCGGCGATGAACGCCTCCTGGGGGACCTCGACGCGGCCGACCATCTTCATCCGCTTCTTGCCCTCCTTCTGCTTCTCCAGCAGCTTGCGCTTGCGGGTGATGTCACCGCCGTAGCACTTGGCGAGGACGTCCTTGCGGATCGCGCGGATGTTCTCGCGGGCGATGACGCGGGCGCCGATGGCGGCCTGGATCGGGACCTCGAAGTTCTGCCGCGGGATGAGCTCGCGCAGCTTCGAGGTCATCGAGGTGCCGTAGGCGAAGGCCTTGTCCTTGTGGACGATCGCGCTGAAGGCGTCGACCGGCTCGCCCTGCAGCAGGATGTCGACCTTGACGAGGTCGGAGGCCTGCTCGCCGGAGAGCTCGTAGTCGAGCGAGGCGTAGCCCTTGGTGCGCGACTTCAGCTGGTCGAAGAAGTCGAAGATGATCTCGCCCATCGGCAGCAGGTAGCGCAGCTCGACGCGGTCCTCCGAGAGGTACTCCATGCCCTGCAGGACACCGCGGCGGCCCTGGCACAGCTCCATCACGGTGCCGACGTAGTCGCTCGGGAGCAGCACCATCGCCTTGGCGACGGGCTCGAGGATCTCCGCGATCTTGCCGGTGTTGGGCCAGTCGCTCGGGTTGGTGACGACGACCTCCTCGCCGCTCTCGAGGATCACGCGGTAGACGACGTTGGGGGCGGTCGAGATGAGCGCGAGCCCGGCCTCGCGCTCGAGCCGCTCGCGCACGATCTCGAGGTGCAGCAGGCCGAGGAAGCCGACGCGGAAGCCGAAGCCGAGGGCGAGCGAGGTCTCCGGCTCGTAGGTGAGGGCGGCGTCGTTGAGGCGCAGCTTGTCGAGGGCCTCGCGCAGCGCGGGGTACTCGCTGCCCTCGACCGGGTAGAGGCCGGAGAAGACCATCGGCTTGGGGTCGCGGTAGCCGCCGAGCGACTCGGTCGCGCTGTTGCGGACCGTGGTGAGGGTGTCGCCGACGCGGGCCTGGCGGACGTTCTTCACGCCCGGGATGACGTAGCCGACCTCGCCGGCGGACAAGAAGTCGGTCGCCTTCATCTCCGGCGAGACCACACCGACCTCGAGGATCTCGTGGGCGTTCTGCGACGACATCATGAGGCCGCGGTCCTTGGTGGACAGCTGGCCGTCGACGACGCGGACGTAGGTGATGACGCCGCGGTAGGAGTCGTAGACCGAGTCGAAGATCATCGCCCTGGCCGGCGCGTCGAGCGAGCCCATCGGCGGCGGGACGTCGCGCACGATCGCGTTGAGGACGTCGGGCACGCCTTGGCCGGTCTTCGCGCTGATGCGCAGCACGTCATCGGGCTCGCAGCCGATGATCTTGGCGATCTCCTCGGCGTACTTGTCGGGCTGCGCGGCCGGCAGGTCGATCTTGTTGAGCACCGGGATGATGTGCAGGTCGTTCTCGAGCGCGAGGTAGAGGTTGGCCAGCGTCTGCGCCTCGATGCCCTGCGCGGCGTCGACCAGCAGCAGGGTGCCCTCGCACGCGGCGAGCGACCGGGAGACCTCGTAGGTGAAGTCGACGTGGCCCGGGGTGTCGATCATGTGCAGGACGTAGTCCTTGCCGTCGTCGGCGGTCCACGGCAGCCGGACGTTCTGCGCCTTGATGGTGATGCCGCGCTCGCGCTCGATGTCCATCTTGTCGAGGTACTGCGCCCGCATCTGCCGCGCGTCGACCACGCCGGTCACCTCGAGCATCCGGTCCGCCAGCGTCGACTTGCCGTGGTCGATGTGGGCGATGATGCAGAAGTTGCGGATGCTGAGCTGGTCGGTCGTGGGCACGCCCCATCCTAAGGACTACGCGAGCCGGGTCACCTCGACGGCGACCGCGATGGACTGCGACCCCCCGCCGGAGTAGATGCCCTTGACCGGCGTGACGTCGCCGTAGTCGCGCCCGTGGGCCACCACGACGTGCCGCTCGCCCGCCGGGATGCCGTTGGTCGGGTCGTAGCCCCACCAGCTGCCGAGGTGCGCCTCGACCCAGGCGTGGCTCTCGCCCGGGACCGTCACACCGACCGGGGCGTCCTTCTTCGGGGCGAGGTATCCCGACACGTAGCGAGCCGGGACGCCGACGCTGCGCAGCATCGACAGCGTGACGTGGGCGATGTCCTGGCAGACGCCCTGGCCGAGCCGCCACGCCTCGTGCGCGTTGGTGCGCACCCCCGTGGAGCCGGGCACGTAGGCGACCCGCTGGCGCACCAGCGCCGCGATCTCGAGGACAGCGCCGTACGGCGTGGTCTGCGCGGCGATCGCCCGCGCGAGCTCGACCATCTCGTCCTCGGGCGCGGTGCGGTCGGTGACCCCGAGCAGCTCGACGTGCTTGTCGCGCAGGTCGCGGTCGGCGAGGTCCTCCCAGGTGACGACCCCGTCCGGCACCGGGACCTCTGCGGAGGTGTCGACGACCGACGTCGCGACGACCTCGAGCTGGGAGTGCGGGACGTGGAGGTCGAAGACCGTGACCTGGGTGCCCCAGTAGTCCCAGTAGGTCTGCTGGCGGGTCGGCGGCTCGGTGACCACGCGGGCGTCCATGGCGACCTGCGACGGGTTGGTGACCGGCACGAGGCGGGCCTCGTTGTAGGACGCGGTCACCTCGGTGTCGTAGGTGTAGGTCGTCGTGTGGCGGATCCCGAGTCGCCAGCTCATGCAGGCCCCCTCATGCCGTCACTCATGCAATGTCCGCCGCCCAGCTGATGGCGCCGTTGTGGTGGAAGTAGCGGCGGCTGACCGCGTCGCCCACGGCGTGGCAGGTCTGCTGCAGCGAGTCGAGCAGGTCGGGCAGCTGGTCGACGAGGTCGCTCGTGACCCGGAACTCGAGGTCGGTGCGGGCGCGTCCGAGCAACCGGCGCGCCTCGTCCTCGTAACCGCTGCGGCCGGCGCTCGGGTCGAGCTCGGTGAGGCACGCCTCGGCCTGCGCGAGCGCGGCGTAGACCGAGCGCGGGAAGAGCCGGTCGAGCACGAGGAACTCCACGACCTTCTCCGCCTCGACCGCGGAGCGGTAGGTCCGCAGGTAGGCCTCGTGGGCGGAGCAGGACTTCAGCAGCCCCACCCAGCCGCCACTGCTGCCGGCCCGGCCGGCCCGCGCCCACAGCATCCGGGCGGTCATGTCGACCCGCTCCAGGGAGCGGCCGAGCACCAGGAAGCGCCAGCCGTCGTCGCGCGGCATCGTGCCGTCGAGCAGTCCGCCGAAGACCGCGGCCCGCTCGCGGACGTAGCGGAAGAAGCCGTGCGGCCCGTGCCGGCTCGCCGCCGCCTCCTGCGCCGCGAGCGAGTGGTAGGTCGCGTTGAGGCACTCCCACAGCTCGCTCGACAGCGCCTCGCGCACACCGCGGGAGTTCTCACGGGCAGCGGCGAGCGCGCCGACGATGGAGGACGTGTCACCGCGCCGGAACGCCAGCCGCTCCGTCGTACGCCTGGCGTCCACCACTCCCTCGGGCAGGTCGACCCCCATGACCGACAGGACGTCGCGGCAGGCGGCCGCCTCGTCGACCCAGGGGTCCTCGAGCAGCGCGTGGACGTGGACGTCGAGCAGGCGCGAGGTGTCCTCGGCGCGCTCGACGTAGCGCCCGGTCCAGTAGAGCGACTCGGCGACACGGCTCAGCACGGGGACCCCTTCACTGCTGCTGCTGGTCCTGGTAGGGCCCGCGGTCGAGCACGTGGGCACCGGCGTCGGGCGCGTGCTCGAGCAGCGGCGCGGTCTGCTCGCCCTCGGCGACGCCCTCCTCGCCCGCGAGCACCCAGGTGTCCTTGGAGCCGCCGCCCTGGCTGGAGTTGACGACGAGCGAGCCGGCGGGCAGGGCGACCCGGGTCAGGCCACCGGGCAGGACCCACACGTCCTCGCCATCGTTGACGGCGAAGGGCCGCAGGTCGACGTGGCGCGGGACCAGCCGGTCGCCGACCTGCGTCGGACTGGTCGACAGGCGTACGACGCGCTGCGCGATCCAGCCGCGCGGGTCACGCGTCACCGTGGCGCGCAGGGTCGCGAGCTCCTCGTCGGTGGCCTGCGGCCCGATGACGAGGCCCTTCCCGCCGGAGCCGTCCACCGGCTTGAGGACGAGCTCGTCGAGGCGGTCCACGACGTACTCCAGGACCCCCTCGTCCTCGAGGCGGTGGGTCGGCACGTTGTCGAGGATCGGCTCCTCACCGAGGTAGTAGCGGACCAGGTCGGGGACGTAGGTGTAGAGCAGCTTGTCGTCGGCGACGCCGTTGCCGATCGCGTTGGCGAGCGTCACGCGACCGCGGCGCGCGGCGTTGACGATGCCGGGGCAGCCGACGAGGGAGTCCGGACGGAAGTGCAGCGGGTCGAGGTACTCGTCGTCGATGCGGCGGTAGACGACGTCGACGCGCTGCTCCCCCGCGGTCGTCCGCATCCAGACCGTGCCGTCGCGGCAGACCAGGTCGCGGCCCTCGACGAGCTCGACGCCCATCATCCGGGCGAGCAGCGAGTGCTCGAAGTAGGCGCTGTTGTAGACGCCGGGGGTGAGCACGACGACGGTCGGGGCGTCGACGCCCTCGGGGGCGGCAGCGCGCAGGGCGTGCAGCAGCATCGCGGGGTAGTCGCTGACGGGCCGGACCCGGTGGGTCGTGAAGAGCTCGGGGAAGACCCGGGCCATCGCGCGGCGGTTCTCGATGACGTAGCTGACACCGCTCGGGGTGCGCAGGTTGTCCTCGAGGACCCGGAAGTGGCCCTCCTCGTCGCGGATGAGGTCGATACCGGAGACGTGGACGCGCACGCCGTTGGCCGGCTCGATGCCGTAAGCCGCGCGGCAGTGCGCGCTGCTGCTGGTGACCACCGACCGCGGCACGATGCGGTCGCGCAGCACCTGCTGCGGGCCGTAGACGTCGGCGAGGAACATCTCGAGGGTCCGCACCCGCTGGCGCACGCCCCGCTCGACGACCTCCCACTCCTGCGCGTCGACGACGCGCGGCACGAGGTCGAGCGGGAACGGCCGCTCCTCCCCCGACAGGCTGAAGGTGACGCCCTGGTCGCGGAACGCTCGGGCGAGCGCGCTCGACTTCCCGTCGAGCTCGTCGGCGGACAGCTCCTGCAGCGCCTCGTGCAGCGCCTGGCTCGGCGGGTGCGGCACGCCGTCGGCCGCGAAGACCTCGTCGTAGGCGCTCGGCAGCCCCCCACCCGCGGCGGCCTGGTCCCAGTAGCCGTCGAAGAGGTCACCCACCGGGCCACCGTAGGAGCGGCGCATGTCGGGAGTGTTGCACCACTGTGAACTGGGTCACGAGATGATCACCATCGAAGCGGCGGGTCGGCCTTCGTCAAGGCAGGCTCCGCCGAGGTCAACGCGCTGACACCGCAGATGCACCGCCGCGAGGCCGCCCTCACGCCCCTGCTGCCGCCGGAGCTCGGCTGCGCCCGGCTGCTCGGCGTCGTCGACGAGGCGCCGTGGTTCGTCCTGGTCCTCCGCGTGGTCAAGGGGCGGGCGCCGCGGCCGCCGTGGACCGACCCCGAGCTCGACGCCGCGCTCGACCTGCTCACCCGGCTGCGCGGCGTCCAGGCCCCGCCGGGGCTGCCCGCTGCCGAGGAGCAGCTCGCCGACGACCTCGACCGGTGGCCGCTGCTGGTCGACGACGCCCGGCTCCCCGCGTGGGAGCAGCGCCACGCGGCCGGCCTGGCCGACCTGGAGTCCGGCTGGCGGGAGGCTGTCGCGGGCGACCGCCTGCTCCACCTCGACGTCCGGGCCGACAACCTGCTCGTCGGCCCCGACGGCAGCGCGGTCCTCGTCGACTGGCCGAGCGCCGCGGCCGGCGACCCCGTGCTCGACCTGCTCTCGTTCGCGCCGTCGGTCGCCCTCGACGGCGGGCCGCTCCCCGCAGCGCTGCTCACCCGCGCCGGGGTGCCCGTCGACGAGCGGGTGCCGGTGCTCGCCGCGGCGCTCACCGGGCTGTTCCGCTGGCGCTCCTTGCAGCCGCCTCCCCCGGGCATGCCGTCGGTGCGGGCGTTCCAGGCGGCCTAGGCCGACGTCCTGGCAGACTGGCTCCCGGCGCTGACGGGCTGGTCGTGACGAGGCTCTCGCTACCCGGCGAGGCACTGTCCTGCTAACCTCTCACGACCGCGTGCTGCGCGAACGCTGCCGCATGCCCACCCCGATCGACGAGGACTGCTCCAACCGTGGCCAACATCAAGTCGCAGATCAAGCGGATCAAGACCAACGAGAAGGCGCGCCTGCGCAACAAGTCGGTCAAGAGCTCGCTCAAGACCGCCGTGCGCAAGTTCCGCGAGGCTGCGGACTCCGGCGACGTCGCCGCAGCGACCACGCTGGCCCAGAGCGCCAACCGCGCCCTCGACAAGGCCGCCAGCAAGGGCGTCATCCACGCCAACCAGGCCGCCAACCGCAAGTC
The Mycobacteriales bacterium genome window above contains:
- the hemW gene encoding radical SAM family heme chaperone HemW — encoded protein: MPSALPVGLPVPATGELPASAVTSLGRAPFGIYLHVPFCRTRCGYCDFNTYTPSELGGGTQQATYVESVLAEIALARRVLGPDAPPIDTVFVGGGTPTLLPAGDLVRVLDAVREAFGLADDAEVTTEANPDSVDLAALEQLRAGGFTRVSFGMQSAVPHVLAVLDRTHTPGRPAAAVAEARAAGFEQVSLDLIYGTPGESDEDWATSLRVALAAAPTHVSAYSLIVEDGTRLGRQVARGELPMPDDDVLADRYLMAEKALGGLGWYEVSNWGEPCRHNLGYWQGGDWWGLGPGAHSHVGGVRWWNAKHPTAYADRLASATAPGVGRELLGDEDRRVERVLLEVRLRAGLSHDALRPAGLAAAGRFVEEGLLEAAAHGAGRAVLTLRGRLLADAVVRELVD
- a CDS encoding PQQ-dependent sugar dehydrogenase, with translation MRRTALVLMTALAVALPLVPGPAAAASAPQTVTTGKAIPWGLAFLPDGTAVFTERNTRRIWEVKPGQPARHIYTVTEAKWEGEGGLLGIAVAADYAQNPYLYVYYTTAVDNRIAQIKRGSTARPRPIVTGIPRATIHNGGRIVFGPDGFLYAGTGDAGTSSRAQDINNLGGKILRVTKTGAAAPGNVSGRVFSLGHRNVQGLVFDRSRRLFASELGQNTFDEVNHIRGGSNYGWPTVEGRAGDERFVDPVWQAAPSEASPSGIGIKGDSLYVAALRGERVWRLRTNYGASVVSATSMFTGTYGRVRAVMQNPKDGSMWLMTSNNNDRVLRFTSFP
- a CDS encoding histidine phosphatase family protein is translated as MELILVRHALPVRVDATHDGSPADPGLSARGIEQAERLVGALAHHDVDAVYTSAARRAVETAAPLAAALGIAPLVEPGLAEFDAGHSSYVPVEELRAAGDPRWEMLLKGDLYVAGVDPDDFRATVVAAVERIAAAHPGGRAVLVMHAGSINAWGGHVLGQSRPLWFGPAYCSVSRFAAGRDGRRSVVSLNEIGHAHDLLHR
- a CDS encoding GNAT family N-acetyltransferase; this encodes MEVSAEARWLHDLDARRASSRVEIAGGLALRHDTFWAAHDHNKLSVLAGDDGALLADLAEEHLAGLAHRRVELRSDSAALVAGLEAAGYTREDTLLMTLAAQPARDGGDAVVVELDLGQRVAAAVDGWRAELPDADPEVWQQLGGRAVTATAVAQTTFLGVVADGRVVARADIFVHDGIAQVEEVMTDETHRGRGLATALVLDGVARARAAGATTVLLVADVDDWPRHLYERLGFRDRAVLPILSRDVAPPTGSD
- a CDS encoding Uma2 family endonuclease, which codes for MTTVARDTGLPAELLVLLEELSLRYEILDGSLVVNAPPIFDHEDFAAGLLVLLRLASPPGIAVLGSGYKYFYDGLRGNTRNHTMADITVVSRDRVERAGTVHPPLLVVEVQSPGTQRRDLGEKREIYERTGVGTYLLLHPEHRTLTVLRLVDGTYVETHHVGETGVVRLTEPFAVELDLGQVFVG
- the lepA gene encoding translation elongation factor 4, whose protein sequence is MPTTDQLSIRNFCIIAHIDHGKSTLADRMLEVTGVVDARQMRAQYLDKMDIERERGITIKAQNVRLPWTADDGKDYVLHMIDTPGHVDFTYEVSRSLAACEGTLLLVDAAQGIEAQTLANLYLALENDLHIIPVLNKIDLPAAQPDKYAEEIAKIIGCEPDDVLRISAKTGQGVPDVLNAIVRDVPPPMGSLDAPARAMIFDSVYDSYRGVITYVRVVDGQLSTKDRGLMMSSQNAHEILEVGVVSPEMKATDFLSAGEVGYVIPGVKNVRQARVGDTLTTVRNSATESLGGYRDPKPMVFSGLYPVEGSEYPALREALDKLRLNDAALTYEPETSLALGFGFRVGFLGLLHLEIVRERLEREAGLALISTAPNVVYRVILESGEEVVVTNPSDWPNTGKIAEILEPVAKAMVLLPSDYVGTVMELCQGRRGVLQGMEYLSEDRVELRYLLPMGEIIFDFFDQLKSRTKGYASLDYELSGEQASDLVKVDILLQGEPVDAFSAIVHKDKAFAYGTSMTSKLRELIPRQNFEVPIQAAIGARVIARENIRAIRKDVLAKCYGGDITRKRKLLEKQKEGKKRMKMVGRVEVPQEAFIAALSTGEEKPKS
- a CDS encoding transglutaminase family protein, translated to MSWRLGIRHTTTYTYDTEVTASYNEARLVPVTNPSQVAMDARVVTEPPTRQQTYWDYWGTQVTVFDLHVPHSQLEVVATSVVDTSAEVPVPDGVVTWEDLADRDLRDKHVELLGVTDRTAPEDEMVELARAIAAQTTPYGAVLEIAALVRQRVAYVPGSTGVRTNAHEAWRLGQGVCQDIAHVTLSMLRSVGVPARYVSGYLAPKKDAPVGVTVPGESHAWVEAHLGSWWGYDPTNGIPAGERHVVVAHGRDYGDVTPVKGIYSGGGSQSIAVAVEVTRLA
- a CDS encoding alpha-E domain-containing protein, with translation MLSRVAESLYWTGRYVERAEDTSRLLDVHVHALLEDPWVDEAAACRDVLSVMGVDLPEGVVDARRTTERLAFRRGDTSSIVGALAAARENSRGVREALSSELWECLNATYHSLAAQEAAASRHGPHGFFRYVRERAAVFGGLLDGTMPRDDGWRFLVLGRSLERVDMTARMLWARAGRAGSSGGWVGLLKSCSAHEAYLRTYRSAVEAEKVVEFLVLDRLFPRSVYAALAQAEACLTELDPSAGRSGYEDEARRLLGRARTDLEFRVTSDLVDQLPDLLDSLQQTCHAVGDAVSRRYFHHNGAISWAADIA
- a CDS encoding circularly permuted type 2 ATP-grasp protein; the encoded protein is MRRSYGGPVGDLFDGYWDQAAAGGGLPSAYDEVFAADGVPHPPSQALHEALQELSADELDGKSSALARAFRDQGVTFSLSGEERPFPLDLVPRVVDAQEWEVVERGVRQRVRTLEMFLADVYGPQQVLRDRIVPRSVVTSSSAHCRAAYGIEPANGVRVHVSGIDLIRDEEGHFRVLEDNLRTPSGVSYVIENRRAMARVFPELFTTHRVRPVSDYPAMLLHALRAAAPEGVDAPTVVVLTPGVYNSAYFEHSLLARMMGVELVEGRDLVCRDGTVWMRTTAGEQRVDVVYRRIDDEYLDPLHFRPDSLVGCPGIVNAARRGRVTLANAIGNGVADDKLLYTYVPDLVRYYLGEEPILDNVPTHRLEDEGVLEYVVDRLDELVLKPVDGSGGKGLVIGPQATDEELATLRATVTRDPRGWIAQRVVRLSTSPTQVGDRLVPRHVDLRPFAVNDGEDVWVLPGGLTRVALPAGSLVVNSSQGGGSKDTWVLAGEEGVAEGEQTAPLLEHAPDAGAHVLDRGPYQDQQQQ
- a CDS encoding phosphotransferase is translated as MHRREAALTPLLPPELGCARLLGVVDEAPWFVLVLRVVKGRAPRPPWTDPELDAALDLLTRLRGVQAPPGLPAAEEQLADDLDRWPLLVDDARLPAWEQRHAAGLADLESGWREAVAGDRLLHLDVRADNLLVGPDGSAVLVDWPSAAAGDPVLDLLSFAPSVALDGGPLPAALLTRAGVPVDERVPVLAAALTGLFRWRSLQPPPPGMPSVRAFQAA
- the rpsT gene encoding 30S ribosomal protein S20 translates to MANIKSQIKRIKTNEKARLRNKSVKSSLKTAVRKFREAADSGDVAAATTLAQSANRALDKAASKGVIHANQAANRKSAISKKVSALSGS